One genomic segment of Diceros bicornis minor isolate mBicDic1 chromosome 25, mDicBic1.mat.cur, whole genome shotgun sequence includes these proteins:
- the LOC131421541 gene encoding cytochrome P450 2D14-like isoform X2 codes for MGLLTGETLGPVVVAVAIFLLLVDLMHRRQRWAPRYPPGPMPLPGLGNQLQLDFHDLLSCFTRLRSRFGDVFSLQLARTPVVVINGLAAMREALVDQSEDTADRPPVPVFEHLGFGPHAQGILFARYGRAWREQRRFCVSTLRNFGMGKKSLEQWVTEEASCLCAAFADQAGRPFSPNALLNKAVGNVIASLTFGGRFEYNDRRFLKLLDLADEQLKENSGFLSQVLHAIPVLVHIPGLVDKAFAAQRAFMALVDELVAENRMTRDPAQPPRDLTDAFLDEVEKAKGNPESSFNDENLRLVVTDLFFAGIVTTSTTLAWALLLMILHPDVQRRVQQEIDEVIGQARRPEMGDQAHMPFTMAVVHEVQRFGDIIPLGLPHMTSRDIEVQGFRIPKGTWLFTNLSSVLKDETVWKKPFRFHPEHFLDAQGRFVKQEAFMPFSAGRRSCLGEPLARMELFLFFTCLLQRFSFSVPAGQPRPSDHGVYGVLVTPSPYQLCAVPR; via the exons ATGGGGCTGCTGACCGGGGAGACACTGGGGCCCGTGGTCGTggccgtggccatcttcctgctCCTGGTGGACCTGATGCACCGACGCCAACGCTGGGCCCCACGCTACCCACCAGGCCCCATgcctctgcctgggctgggcaacCAGCTGCAGCTGGACTTCCACGACTTGCTTTCCTGCTTTACTCGG CTGCGAAGCCGCTTCGGGGACGTGTTCAGCCTGCAACTGGCCCGGACGCCTGTGGTCGTAATCAACGGGCTTGCGGCCATGCGCGAGGCGCTGGTGGATCAGAGCGAAGACACCGCCGACCGCCCACCTGTGCCTGTTTTTGAGCACCTGGGATTCGGACCCCATGCGCAAG GGATCCTCTTTGCCCGCTATGGGCGCGCCTGGCGGGAGCAGCGGCGCTTCTGCGTGTCCACCCTGCGCAACTTCGGCATGGGCAAGAAGTCCCTGGAGCAGTGGGTGACCGAGGAGGCCTCGTGCCTCTGCGCCGCCTTCGCAGACCAGGCCG GACGGCCCTTTAGCCCCAACGCCCTGCTGAATAAAGCGGTGGGCAACGTGATCGCCTCCCTCACCTTTGGGGGCCGCTTCGAGTACAACGACCGGCGCTTCCTCAAGCTATTGGACCTCGCCGATGAACAACTGAAGGAAAATTCTGGCTTTCTGTCCCAG GTGCTGCATGCCATACCAGTGCTCGTGCACATCCCGGGGCTGGTCGACAAGGCTTTTGCTGCCCAGAGGGCCTTCATGGCCCTGGTGGATGAGCTGGTTGCTGAGAACAGGATGACCCGGGACCCGGCCCAGCCTCCCAGAGACCTGACTGATGCCTTCCTGGACGAGGTGGAGAAG GCCAAGGGGAACCCCGAGAGCAGCTTCAATGATGAGAACCTGCGCCTGGTGGTGACTGATCTGTTCTTTGCCGGGATTGTGACCACCTCGACCACGCTGGCCTGGGCCCTCCTGCTCATGATCCTGCACCCGGATGTGCAGC GCCGCGTCCAACAGGAGATCGATGAGGTGATAGGGCAGGCACGGCGACCAGAGATGGGGGACCAGGCTCACATGCCCTTCACCATGGCCGTGGTCCATGAGGTGCAGCGCTTTGGAGACATCATCCCACTGGGCTTGCCCCACATGACATCCCGTGACATTGAAGTGCAGGGCTTCCGCATTCCCAAG GGGACATGGCTTTTCACCAACCTGTCATCAGTGCTGAAGGATGAGACCGTCTGGAAGAAGCCCTTCCGCTTCCACCCCGAGCACTTCCTGGACGCCCAGGGCCGCTTCGTCAAGCAGGAGGCCTTCATGCCCTTCTCAGCAG GCCGCCGCTCGTGCCTCGGGGAGCCCCTGGCCCGCATGgagctcttcctcttcttcacctgCCTCCTGCAGCGCTTCAGCTTCTCGGTGCCCGCTGGACAGCCCCGCCCCAGCGACCACGGTGTATATGGTGTACTGGTGAccccctccccctaccagctctGTGCTGTGCCCCGCTAG
- the LOC131421541 gene encoding cytochrome P450 2D14-like isoform X1: MSPDRRLGGRAHKQGVRAEAGPELTRATTTSAPPPGILFARYGRAWREQRRFCVSTLRNFGMGKKSLEQWVTEEASCLCAAFADQAGRPFSPNALLNKAVGNVIASLTFGGRFEYNDRRFLKLLDLADEQLKENSGFLSQVLHAIPVLVHIPGLVDKAFAAQRAFMALVDELVAENRMTRDPAQPPRDLTDAFLDEVEKAKGNPESSFNDENLRLVVTDLFFAGIVTTSTTLAWALLLMILHPDVQRRVQQEIDEVIGQARRPEMGDQAHMPFTMAVVHEVQRFGDIIPLGLPHMTSRDIEVQGFRIPKDETVWKKPFRFHPEHFLDAQGRFVKQEAFMPFSAGRRSCLGEPLARMELFLFFTCLLQRFSFSVPAGQPRPSDHGVYGVLVTPSPYQLCAVPR, translated from the exons ATGTCACCGGATAGACGGCTGGGTGGGCGAGCCCACAAGCAAGGTGTGCGCGCAGAGGCGGGGCCAGAGCTCACCCGAGCCACAACCACGTCCGCCCCGCCCCCAGGGATCCTCTTTGCCCGCTATGGGCGCGCCTGGCGGGAGCAGCGGCGCTTCTGCGTGTCCACCCTGCGCAACTTCGGCATGGGCAAGAAGTCCCTGGAGCAGTGGGTGACCGAGGAGGCCTCGTGCCTCTGCGCCGCCTTCGCAGACCAGGCCG GACGGCCCTTTAGCCCCAACGCCCTGCTGAATAAAGCGGTGGGCAACGTGATCGCCTCCCTCACCTTTGGGGGCCGCTTCGAGTACAACGACCGGCGCTTCCTCAAGCTATTGGACCTCGCCGATGAACAACTGAAGGAAAATTCTGGCTTTCTGTCCCAG GTGCTGCATGCCATACCAGTGCTCGTGCACATCCCGGGGCTGGTCGACAAGGCTTTTGCTGCCCAGAGGGCCTTCATGGCCCTGGTGGATGAGCTGGTTGCTGAGAACAGGATGACCCGGGACCCGGCCCAGCCTCCCAGAGACCTGACTGATGCCTTCCTGGACGAGGTGGAGAAG GCCAAGGGGAACCCCGAGAGCAGCTTCAATGATGAGAACCTGCGCCTGGTGGTGACTGATCTGTTCTTTGCCGGGATTGTGACCACCTCGACCACGCTGGCCTGGGCCCTCCTGCTCATGATCCTGCACCCGGATGTGCAGC GCCGCGTCCAACAGGAGATCGATGAGGTGATAGGGCAGGCACGGCGACCAGAGATGGGGGACCAGGCTCACATGCCCTTCACCATGGCCGTGGTCCATGAGGTGCAGCGCTTTGGAGACATCATCCCACTGGGCTTGCCCCACATGACATCCCGTGACATTGAAGTGCAGGGCTTCCGCATTCCCAAG GATGAGACCGTCTGGAAGAAGCCCTTCCGCTTCCACCCCGAGCACTTCCTGGACGCCCAGGGCCGCTTCGTCAAGCAGGAGGCCTTCATGCCCTTCTCAGCAG GCCGCCGCTCGTGCCTCGGGGAGCCCCTGGCCCGCATGgagctcttcctcttcttcacctgCCTCCTGCAGCGCTTCAGCTTCTCGGTGCCCGCTGGACAGCCCCGCCCCAGCGACCACGGTGTATATGGTGTACTGGTGAccccctccccctaccagctctGTGCTGTGCCCCGCTAG